GAAGCCTGCGCCGAGTCTGGCCCCGTGTGGCTGGTGCCGGGTGGGGGTGCTCATCGTGTGCGGTGCCTGCCGCCGTCCGCGCCGCTGGGTGCGGTGGGTGGGTGACTGGGGCGTCCGCCCCGCCGGACGCTTTCCACTCGGGCCCGCAGCAGCGGTCTGCGCTGCGGGTGTTGTGGGTGGGGCGGGGGCCCTGCGTCGCTGCCTGGGCACAGGGCGGTTTCTCGTGGGGCCCGCTTTGGTCCGGTCCGCGGCAGTGTGCTGCGGACCGGACTCGGGGGCGGGCCTGGGGTGGGTGGTGTGCCGGACCGGCTGGTCCAGCTCCGGGGCCGTGCGGCGGATCACGTAGGTGCCACTCGCGCGGTCCAGGACGGTTGTGTGCTGGTGTTGCAGGCCGCGGGCGCCGATCCGCTGCCAGGCGGCGACGTCCCGGTCGGTGCTGTATCCGCAGGCGGTGTTGGGGCAGCTCGCCCATTTCCAGCCCGGTGTGGTGCGGTCGGGGGCGGCGCGGTGGCGGAAGGCGCTCAGGCATCTGGGGCAGTACCTGGAGGTGCCGCGGGCGGGGACGATGACCACCGTGATGCCGTATTTCGCGGCCTGGTGGCGGGTGTGGGTGACGATCTGTCCGCGCACACTGGAGGAGAGGCGGGTGTTGAGGGTGCGGCCCTTGCCCCGGGCCTCCATGTCCCGCAGGTCCTCCAGGTAGATCACCGACGCTCTCGCGGCGCGGGCGTGGCCGACCATGAAATGGGCGGCGGCCCTGGCGAGCTGCTCGTTCAGCCGCGTACGACGCTTGCTCACCCGCGCGTGCTCGGTGCGCAGCACCGCCAGTTTCGCCGTCGTGAGCGGATCGGGGCGCAGCCCGGATGCGGTGTGGCCGTCGGTCAGGGACCGCAGGTGGGCGGCCTTGGCCCAGAGCTGTTCGGCCAGCACACGCAGCCGGTCGGCCTTGGCCAGCACCCCGTCCGGGCGGAAGAACACCGGCTGCCCGTTCGTGTGCACGGTCGGCTGGGTGCCGCCGGCCAGGGTCAGTGTCCCGCCGGTGAGGAGGGTGTTCAGCCCGTAGTCGAAGGCCACCGCCCGCACATGCCCGTCGCGCCGGGTCGTGGGCACGGCGGTGGTGTGGGCGACGTCCAGGCGCAGGCGTCCGCCGCGCAGGCGCAGGGTCGGGGCGTGCAGGGCGGCCGTGACGGGGATGGTGGGCGGCAGCCGGAACCGGATCACCACGGAGTGCCAGTCACCCCGGGTGCGCGGATCGGGCCGCACCGGCAGGCGCACGGTCAGCACCGCGTAGCGGGCCGGGTCGTCCTCGCAGCGGGCCAGCGTGGCCAGCTGCTTGTCGGCGGCGGCCAGCACCACCTGACGGCCGCCGCCCGGCGCCGCCTCCAGCTCACACAGACCGGCGGGCAGCCGCCCATGCGTGGTGTGGAAGGCGGCCACCTGCCGGGTGCGGGCGCGCAGGATCGAGGCCGCCACACCCTGCCCGTCCGGACAGGCGGCCCGCAGCGCCTCCCACTCGCCCGCGGTGCGCCGCATCGGATCGGCGTCGGGGCCGGTGGGCCAGGTGGCCAGTACCGCGTCGGTGATCTGAGTACGCCACCAGGCAGAGCGCAGCGCCCGCCCGGCCTGCTCCTCGGCGACCCGCCGCACCCGGTCAGGAACGTACAGTCCTTCGGGCACGGTGGCCGCCCAGCCCAGCATCCGCAGCGCCATCCACGCGTTCGACGGCAGCCGCTGCCCCGACCGGTCCCGCCCGCAGGCGAGTTGGGCCAGGTCCGGACGGTTCCAGCGGGTGCCGGTCACTGACGTGCACATGCTCTCGACCAGGGCCGTCAGCCAGCCCACCCTCCCGGCCAGCACATCGGCGCCCAGGACCTCACCGGTGACGGTGTCCAGGCCGCGGAACGCGGACGCCGACGCGCACGCCACCCGCGCCGCCTGCCCCTCACCCAGCTCGACCTTCCGCCGCACCCTGTCACCCCCGCCCGGCCACCCAGAACCGCTGTCCGATCATCGAACTCACTTACACAACGCACCCCGCCCGGAAAGGTCACGCAGCAACCGCAAGAGCCCCGAAGAGACCGGAAGAATCACAGCAACACCAAGGAAACCCAAGCCAATCGGTCCGCTGTTAGTGACCCTCCGGTTGCCGAGGAGTTTGCGTACGGCGGCGACCTCGTCCTCCCGGCCGACGAGCGTGCTGAACGGGGCGAGGATGTGCGTCCTGGTGCGGAAAGGAGCAAGGTCCTGACCGGTGGCGCCCAGCTCCGGGTCCTGCCGGAGCATCGCCCGCTGCAGCCCGGCCAGTTCGGGGCTCGGGTCGAGACCGAGTTCCTCCGCGAGCCGGGTCCGCAGCTCTTCGTATCCGGCGAGCGCCTCGCTCGGTATCGCCGGCGCGGCCGTGCTTCCGTCCACGCTCTCCCTGATCAGCCACATGTTCACCGACCCGCGACAGCGCGCCACGGCCATCGCGATGTGGGTGACCGCGCTCTCGGTGGGCCTCGCCGTCGGACCGGTCGTCGGCGGTGTGATGCTGGCGAGCTGGTGGTGGGGCTCGGTCTTCCTCATGGGCGTGCCCATCATGCTGCTCGCGCTGGGCACGGCCCGGGCGCTGCTGCCCGAGTACCGCGACCCGGCCCCTGGACCGATGGATCTGGCGAGCGTCGGGCTGTTCCTGCTGGCCGTCCTGCCGGTGGTATACGCGATCAAGAGCCTGGCGTCGGGAGCCCCCGCCTGGGAGCCCGCTGTCGCCTTCGCGGCCGGGACGGTCTGCACTGTCGCGTTCGTACGCCGGCAGAACCGGCTGGCCACGCCGCTGCTGGAGCTGCGGCTCTTTCACGACCGGGCCTTCACCGGGGCGCTACTCACCCTGCTGCTCGGGATGATGGCCCTCAACGGCGTCGAGTACCTCGTCCCGCAGTACCTCCAGGCCGTGGCGGGGCAGTCGCCTCTGGAAGCCGGACTGTGGCTGTTGCCCGGAGCGGCGGGGCTGATCGTCGGCTCCCAGCTCACGCCGGTCCTCGCACGCCGGATCCGTCCGGCGTACGTCCTGGTCGGCGGCCTGCTGCTCTCCCTCACCGGCTACGCGGCGATCGCCCTGTCGGAGGGCGTCCTGACCGCCTCGCTGGGGCTGACCGTGATCATGTTCGGGGTCGCCCCGATCAGCGTCCTCGGCACGGTCCTGGCGGTCGGCGCCGCACCCGAGGAGAAGGCGGGGCCGCCGCGGCGACCGGCCAGACGGCCTACGACCTGGGCCTGGCCCTGGGTATCGCGGTCACGGGTACCCTCGCGGTCGCGGTCTACCGTGGCGAGATCCCCGACGAAGCCCCCGCCGCGGCCAAGGACACCATGGGCGCGGCGATCGCCGCCGCGGAACACCTCCCGGACGGTGCCTCGCTGCTGGCCACCGCGAAGGACGCCTTCACCACCGGGCTTCAGACGGCGGCCACCATGAGTGGGGCCTTGGCGCTGGCGACGGCGGTCCTGGCGGCGACGCTGCTGCGGCACATCCCGGCGATCGGCGCGGTTGCCCCCGCCGAGACGGCGACGGGGACGGCGACGGCGACGGGGAAGGGGACTGAGTCGGGGACGGCGACGGCGACGGGGACTGAGTCGGAGACGGCGGCCGCGGCAGAGATCCTGCTCGCTCCTGGTTCACGGGGCGAGGATCGCAGCGAGGAGCGGACGTACGCGGTCGGCCAGGACCGGTAGTTGCAGTGCGGCCTCCGCCCACGCCGGGAGGTCGTCCGCGACCCACAGCCGGCGTGCTTCGTGGAGGAGGTACACGTAGCGGTCGTCGATTTTCGCGAGTTCCCGTTCGTACGGTTTGACGCGCCTGAACAGGACCTCGTCGTGCCCGGCGGCGGACCAGATCCGGCCCATCTGGTGCATCGACTTTCCCGTGGCCACGATCTCATCGGCGAGGCTGTCGGGGACCGGTATCCCGATGGTGCCGTCGGCGAGCCGGACCTCGTCGCGGGTGCGTCGGGCGGCCCGGCCCAGCAACCAGATCGCCAGCGCGCACACGGCCGTCACCGCCACCCCCACCCACCAGTAGCCGGTGCCCACGGTGGCGACGATGAGGAGTGGGGACCACCACAGGGGACGTGCCACGAGCAGGGCGCGGTCGTGGGCCGACGCCTGTCGGACGGCCCTGGACTGGGCCGCGCGGTCGGTGTCCGGTGCGTTGTGGACGATGCGGGCGGGGTCCGGGCCGTCTCGGAACGGGAAGTACCGAGCGGCCCTGGGGCTGTCCGTGGTCATGGTTGGTCTGTACCCAGCGGTGCGGGAGGGGCAACGGCGCCTTGTGGCATGGGAGTTCGCCCTGGGCGGGCAGGGATCGGTCCGCTAGCCTGAGAACTGGTCTCCTGTCATGGAGCAGGGGGGAGGATCACATGGGGCTGTGGTCCCGGGGTGACGGCACCGACGACGATGTCGAGATGATGCGGATCGGCAACCAACTCCTCCATGACCGGGACTGGCCGGGTGCGGCGGTGGCCTATCGAAGGGCGGCCCGCTCGAAGGATCCCAGGACCGCGGCGCTGTCGTCGATCACACTGGGAGTGGCGTACGCCCGTATGGGGCAGGTCCGCCGGGCGCGCCGGATGTGGCGGCGTGCCAGGGCCAAGGGCGATCCGGCGGTGGCGCTCATCGCGAGCATGTTCCTGCTGAAAGCGGCGGTCGATCCCTCGCTCGGAGGCGCGCAGGAAGCGGCTCTGTTCGAACTGCTCGACCTGGACCAGGCCGATCCGTCCCTGTCGAAGGACGCCATGATCCGCGCGAGCAATGTGAAGATCGCGGTGAGCCGGGCCCGTGCGCAGGGGACGGAGGAGTCACTGGCCGCCGCCGAGTTCATGCGGCGCGCCTTCGAGCACGAGCGGGGCGGTGAGGTGCGCAAGGCGCGTGAGCTCTACCAGAAGGTGATCGACTCCGGCCATCCCGACCACGCTCCCAACGCGGCGGATGCGCTGGGCCTGCTGCTGGAGGAGCAGGGCGACCTCGACGGCGCCGAGGTCGCCTACCGCCGGGCGATGGCGTCCGGGCATCCCGAGCACGTCGCCTGGTCGGCGGTCCGGCTGGGGGACCTCCTCGTGCGGCGGCAGGACCTCCGCCGGGCCGTCGCGGCGTACCAGCAGGCCATGGACACCGGTGATCCGACGTGCGCGCCAGTGGCCGCGGACATGCTGGGCACCGTGCTGAGTGTTCTCGGCGATGTGCGCGAAGCGCGCCGGGCCTGGGAGTACGCCGTCAGGCACGGCTCTGCGGACATCGCCGCGGCGGCCCGCGAGAAGCTGCGGAAAGCGGCGGGCGCGTCCTGATCATGCCCGACCGTGTGATCGCCGACTTCGCAGGCCCCGACGAGGTCAGCCTGACGTGCTGCCGGTCCGGCGTGACCGAGCGCACCGGGCCGTTCGCCTTCGCCTCCCCCCTCGGCCCGCAGGACCGGCAGCACCTGCGCTGGTATGTGGAGGACCGCCCCGACCGGCCGTCCGGCGGCGATGCCGCGCGGGCGGAGCTCGTGGAGGGGCGCCTTGCGGACCTGGGACACCGGTTGTACGAAGCGCTGCTGGGGCACGAGCGCGCGACAGCGGCACGGGCACTGGCCGGTACGGCGGGCTGCGAGTTCGTCGTGCGTTCGGACGACGTGACTGTGCTCGACCTGCCGTGGGAACTGCTGCGCGCTCCGGAAGCCGACGCCCCGCTGGCCACGGCCGCGCGAGGCGTGACGCGGTGTCTGCCCGGTGCCGAGCTGGACGAAGTCGCCCTTCCAGCCGAACGGTTGCGCCTGCTGCTGGTGATCGGCCGCCCGGCCGGCACGGCGGACGTGCGCTACCGCTCCATCGCCAAGCCCCTGCAGGAGTGCGTCACAGGGGTGTCCGCATCGGCGGAGCTGACCGTCCTGCGGCCGCCGACGCTTCGGGCGCTGGAGCAGCGGCTGACGGAGGCGCGTGACCAGGGCAGGCCGTTCAGCGTGCTCCATTTCGACGTGCACGGGGAACTGACGGTGGACGGCGGGACGCTGCTGCTGGAGACGGACCGGGGCGGCCCGCACCGGGTGACCGTGTCGCGCCTCGCGCAGGTCGTCGCGGCGGCCGGAGTGCCGGTCGTGGTGCTCAACGCGTGCGAGTCGGGGGCGGTGGGCGCGCACCTCGAAACGTCGCTTGCCGCGCGGCTGTCCCTGGAGGGCACGCCGTCCGTGGTGGCCATGGGTTACCGCATGAAGGTGACCGCGGCGGCCGAGTTCACGGCGTCCTTCTACGAACGGCTCCTCGCCGGAGACGACGTGACGCTCGCCGTGCGCGCCGGGCGCCGACGTCTCTGGGAGGATGCCGCCTCGCACCACGGGGAGTCCCCGCCGCCGGCCGGCAACTGGCTGATTCCCGTGCACTATCTGCGGCGTGAGGCGCGGTTTCCGAAGCTGTCCGCACGGCGCGAACTGTCCATGCGAGGTGAACTGTCCGCGGGGCGGGAACCACCTGCGCGGCGCGAACCGTCCGCGCGGCGCGAACCATCCGCACGGCGCGAACCATCCGCACGGCGCGAACCATCCGCACGGCGCGAACCGTCCGCGCGGCACGCCGGAAGCGGTCCGCCGCCTGGAGAGGATCCGCTGATCGGCCGCGACGACGTGTTCCTGTCCCTGGAACTGGCCGCTCGCCGCCATCGGGTACTGCTGCTCCACGGCATGGGCGGAATCGGCAAGTCCGCCGCCGCGGCGGCCTTCAGCCGATGGTGGCGCGACACCGGCGGGGTCGACGACCCGCGCTGGGTGGTCGAGACCTCGTTCACCCGGGGCCCACAGAGCTTCCGGGACCTGCTGGACCACATAGGCCGCCAGATCGCCCCCGCCCCTTCCACGTCCGGCTTCAGCACGCGCGAGCAATGGCACGCGCATGTGCGCGGCCTGCTGCTGACCCGCCGGATCCTGTTGGTGTGGGACGGCTTCGAGACCGTCGGGACGATGCCCGGCCCGGACACGGCATGGTCCGAAGCCGACCGTCGGCACCTGGCCGCGCTCGTCCGTGACATCGCCGACGAAGGCCGGAGCACCGTTCTGCTCACCAGCCGGACGCACGAGACCTGGCTCGGCGACATACGACGGGTCCGGGTCCCGCCGCTGCCCGACGACGAGGCCCGGCAGTACACACGGTCCCTGGACGACGGCCGGACGCCCCCGGAGGAGGCGGACGTCGTCGAGCGGGAACTCGCGGGTCATCCACTCGCACTGCGCGAGATCCGGCCGCTGCTCACGACCGCCGAACCCTGGGCCGTACTGGAGCTGTTGCGCGGAGAGACCCCGCGCTCGGAACCGCGGCTGCCCCCGGCTCTCACCGCGGACGTCGCCCACTCCTTCCGCCACCTGCCGGCCGATGTCGCCCGGTTCCTCACCGCGGTCTGCCTGCTGCCCAGGACGGTGACGGCGGAGGTGCTGACCCGGCTGTCCGCCACGCGGTCCGGGCGGTTCGCCGGGGTGACCGCGGCCACCTGGGCGGACGTTCTCGAACGGGCCGCCGCCGTGGGCCTGTTGGAGGACCTGGGGGGTGGCCGGTACGCGAAGCACCCGGCCCTGTCCGCCTTTCTCGCGGAGCGGTGGCGTGCCGAGACCGGCGACGACGACCGTTTTCGAGTGGAACGGGAGCAGGCCATACGGGAACTGGCACAGCACGAGCCCAACCCCGCTGTGCGGTTCCTCGGTGAGTCGGGAGCGATCACCGGGCATGCGCTGATCGACGACCAGGCAGCCATGGTCGGCATGACGCAGTCCTTCTCCGTACTGCGCGAGCTCAGACTGTGGTCGGGGGCGGAAGCAGAACTGCTCCCTCTGCGGGCGTTCTTCGACCGGATCGGCCTCGCAGGCTCGATCGTCGGCATGACGGCCCGCTTCCGGGCAAGGCTGGACGAAACCGAGCTGGACGAAACCGAGCCGGACGCCACCCTCACCTGGCCGTTCCGCCCGGGCGGCCTGGACGGGATGGTGTGGTTCGCCGTACGCCACCACTACACACCGGCGCCCGATCAGGCGGGGGCACTGGTGCGCGCCTGCCGCAAGGTGGTCCGGCTCCTCGAGCGCCGGCCTGTGTCCCCCCGGCGGCAGCGGCGCCTGCTCTCCGTGCACCACGAGCTGGCGCGGATCTCCCGGGAACGGGCGAACCTCACCGACGCCGAGCAGCATGCTCGCCAGGCTCTCGCCCTCGCTGGCGATCCCGGTACCTGGACCGATCACGACGAGGACGTCCTGCAGATCCCTTTCGAGCCCTTCGTGTTCGCCGAAGAGCAGTCGATCCGCGGCGAGATCCTCGGTGAGCTGAGCGTCATCGCCTCCCAGCAGAAGCGGTGGGACGTGGCGGACACATACCTGCGACAGGCGTTGGCCGTAGCCGAGTCCGTAGGAGATCCTCGGGCCATCGCGACAGCCCTCGCCGATCTGGGCTCGGTGACCCTGAGGAAGGGAGACCTGCGCGGGGCCCGCCGCTGGTACGTCCGGGCCCTGGCCCGCTACACCGAGTACGGGGCCCGTGGCCGGATGGCCGAGATCTACGGCAACCTGGGTGACATCGCCTCCGCCGAACTGCGCCTGGCCGACGCCGAGGACTGGTACCGCCGCGCCCGGGGCGTCCTGGAGCAGGTCGACGCCCCGCGCGACACTGCCTGGAACAACTTCCGGCTCGGAGGGGTCTGCCGCGACCGTGGACGCCTGGCGGAGGCCGAGGCATGGTACCGGCAGGCGCTGGAGGGCTTCGAGTCGTTGAACGACGGATACCGTACGGCGATGGTCCACGACGCGCTCGGGCGGACCGCGTTCGACCTGGGCGACCTGGACGGCGCTCGCGTCCGGCACAAGCAGGCGTACGGACTGTTCCGCAGGCTGGGCAGGCGCGCGGAGGCCGAAGACAGCCGCGCCGAACTGCGACGGCTCGCGCGGCTGGACCGGTGACCGTGGCCGCGACATCCGGGAAGCACCCAGATCCGCGCTCTATACGATGGCCGGGCTCAGGCACCCGTCGGCGAACCACGGAGGAACTGTGAACGACCAGGTTGCGCGTACCGCCCGAGCCGCGGCCGAGGTCCTGGCAGCCGAGTTCGACCGGCCCGACATCGTCGACGAAGTCGAAGCGGGGCTCTACGCCAGCGCCGAAGGACGACGCCCCGGCGACTACCTGGATCCCGTCGCTCTCGGCAGCCTGGTCGTCAGCGTGGCCGGCCTCGCGTGGACGATCTACACCGACCGCAGGAACGCGCGGAAGGACACGGACCTGACCGAGCTTGTCCGCACCCTGCGCGCGGAGCTGCCCGAGACCGGGGAAACGACCACCGACCGGGACCGCGTCATCACCATCGTCGTCAGGGAGACGATCCGCGCCGAGGAGGAATGACTGTCGTCGGCCTCACGCGAAGGGGAGGTGGTCCTTCAGGAGCTTCGGATCGCCGTCCTTGCGCAGAGGGAAGGCGCTGCCCTGGAGGCTCTGGCCACGTCCCTGCCCCAGGTCTCCCGCCACCTCGCCCGGCTGCGCGACGCCGGCCTCGTCACGGTGGAACGCGACGGCCGGCGTGCCTACTACCAGCTGAAGCTGGAACGGGTACGCCGCATCGGCGACGACCTGCTCACAGCTCTGTTCCACTGACCGCGCGCTAGGGCCTGTTGCGAAAGTCCCGCCTGCCCCGCGACGCCATGCACGCTCCCCCACTGCCTTAAAGGCGTGGGAGGGGCCCCCACTCGCCGCACCGGGCGCAGGCCCACGTACAACCAGTACGAGGGCCTGCGCCCGGCACGCCGAGAGTACGCACCTACGCGGACATCAGCCTCCCCCACTCTCGGCTTCGCTCGAGCGGGGGGACCCCCATCGCGGCGGGCGCGGGGCCCGCCCTCCGGGCGGACGACGGGACTTTCGCAACAGGCCCTACCGGCCCCGAAGCGGGCGGCCCGGAGCGGCCGGAGCGTGACCGCTGCTTCTCGGCTCTCGCCGACGAGGCCCCGGGCGTACCCGCGGCCTCAGCGCCAGTCGGGTATGCCCGGGACTGGCGGCAGATGGGCTTCGATCTTCGCTCGTACCTCCCGCATCACGGAGACGATGCGGACCTCGTGTTCCCGGGTCAGCCGGGCCACCGGGACCGAGCAGCTCATGGCGTCGGTGGCCGGTGCGTCGTACCGCAGGGCGAAGCCGAAGCCGGCGATGCCGGTCACCGTCTCCTCGCGGTCGATGGAGTAGCCGCGCTCGCGCACCTGGGCCAGGTCGGCGAGCAGTGCGGCACGGTCGGTGCGCGTGTTCTCCGTGAGGGCCGTCAACGGCCCGTCCCCGATCGGCAGTTCGTCGTCGGGGCGCTCGGCGAGCAGCGCCTTGCCGAGGGCGCCGGCATGGGCGGGGACGCGGCGGCCGACACGGCTGATGGTGCGCAGGTACTCGTGGGACTCGCGGGTGGCGAGGTAGACGACGTCCGGGCCGTCGAGCCGTGCCATGTGGATCGTCTCGCCGAGCGCGTCCGACGCCTCGTCGAGGTACGGCCGGACCGCACGGATGCGCCGGTCGCCGTCGAGATAGCTGGTGCCGGTGAGCAGGGCGCGGATCCCGATGCCGTAGAGGGAGCCGGTGGCGTCGGTGCGGACCCATCCGCAGTCGACGAGGGTCTGGAGCAGCTGGTACATGCTGCTGCGCGGCACGCCCAGGTCCTCCGCGAGCTGGTCCAGTCGCGAGGGCTGCTCGCCCCGCGCGGCGAGCAGTTCCAGCAGCGCGACGGTCCGGGCCGCCGACTTCACACCGCGGACACCTCTCCCCTCCGACATGGGCCCATCGTAAATCCGCGTCAATCCGAGGCTGCCCACCCGTTGACCCACCCCGTTCACCAATCTAACCTCCATCTGCATACGTAGACGCCATCTGCATACAGGGATGCGACATGACAGGTATCAGCGCGGAGGCCGCAGGGGTCGCGGGGGTCGCTCAGCGACTCCGTGACGGAATGGCGAGCGGGGTGCTGTCCTTCCCCCTCACGAACTTCCGGGACGACGGCGGCCTCGACCTGGACGCCTACCGGGCCTACCTGGCCGTCCGGTTGGCCACCGCACCCGGCGCGGTGTTCCCGGCCTGCGGGACCGGAGAGTTCTTCTCGCTGGACGAGGACGAGTACCGGGCGGTCGTGCGGACCACGGTCGAGGTCGCCGACGGACGGTTGCCGGTGGTCGCGGGCATCGGCTACGGCTGGGCGCAGGCGCTGCGCTTCGCCCGTATCGCGGAGGAAGCCGGCGCCGACGCCGCGCTGGTACTGCCCCACTACCTGGTCGGGGCCCCGCAGGACGGTCTGGTGGAACAGCTGCGCCGGATCGCCGAAGGCACCCGGCTGCCACTCATCGCGTACCAGCGCGGCCAGGTCGCCTTCACCGCCGACGGCCTGCGCCGGATCGCGCGGATCCCCACCGTCATCGGCCTGAAGGACGGCCACAGCGACCTCGACCGGCTCCAGCGCCTCACGCTCGCCGCGCCCGACGGCTTCCTCTTCTTCAACGGCGCCGCCACCGCCGAGATCCAGGCCCGCGCCTACGCCACGGTCGGCGTCCCCGCCTACTCCTCCGCCGTCCACGCCTTCGCACCCGAGATAGCGAACGCCTTCTTCACCGCGCTGCGGGACGGGGACGACGCGGGCGTGACCACGCTCCTGCGCGAGTTCTACGTCCCGCTGGTCGAACTACGTGACCGGGTGCCGGGCTACGCCGTCTCCCTGGTCAAGGCCGCCGCCCGGCTGCGCGGCTTCCCGGTCGGCCCGGTGCGCGCCCCGCTCACCGACCCCGGCCCGGTCGACCTCGCCGACCTGGAGAAGGTGCTGGACCACGGCCTGAGCCTGGTCGGCACCGTACGACGCCCCGCTTGACGAACCGGGGCGCCTCTCGTGCCCGCCCGATGAACCTCGCGGGTGCGCGTCGTGCCCGCCCGACGAACCCGCGGGTGCGGCGCGTCGTGCCCGCAGGATGACCGATGCCCCGGACCGGACCAAAGGGGAACTGCCATGCCTCTCCTCGTAGTCGGGATCAGCGTTCTGATCCTGCTTCTCCTCATGACCAGGCTGAGGCTCAACGGCTTCGCGGCCCTCCTGCTCGTGGCGGTCGGCGTCGCACTGGTCCGGGGAATCCCGGTGGCCACCATCCCCGACGTCCTCTCCGAAGGCATCGGGGACCAGATCGGTGACACCATGCTCACCATCGGACTCGGCGCCATGGTCGGCCGTGTCATGGGCGACTCCGGCGCCGCACAGCGGATAGCCGGCAAGCTCCTCGACGCCTTCGGCCCGCGGTGGGTCCAGGTGGCCATGGTGGTCACGGCCATGCTGATCGGCGTGACCATGTTCTACGAGGTCGCTTTCATCATCATCGTGCCGATCGCGTTCACGCTGGTCAGGGTCACCGGAGCGAAGCTGCTGTGGGTCGGCCTGCCGATGTCCATCGCCCTGTCCACCATGCACAGTTTCCTGCCGCCGCACCCCGGCCCCACCGCCGTCGCCGCGACCTTCCACGCCTCCGTCGGGCTGACGCTCTTCTACTGTCTGTTCATCGCCGTGCCCGCCGGCGCGCTCATCGCCCTGACGTGGCCGCGCCTTCCGTTCATCAAGGCGATGAACCCCTCCATCCCCAAGGGCCTGGTCAGCGACCGCGAGTTCACCGACGAGGAGATGCCGGGACTGGGCTGGTCGCTGTTCGTGGCGCTCTTCCCCGTGGTGCTGATCGTGGCCGCCGCCGTGACCGACATGGCCACCTCCACCGAGAGCCCGTTCCTGCACTTCGTCGCCTTCATCGGCTCGGCACCGATCGCGCTGCTGCTGACGCTGTGCCTGGCGGTCTGGGCGTTCGGGCCGCGGATCGGCCGGAGCCTGGAGGACGTCGGCGCCTCCTGCACCTCGGCGGCCCAGGCGATGGCGATGATCCTTCTGGTGATCGGCGCCGGCGGGGCCTTCAAGAACGTCCTCGTGGAAGGCGGGATCTCCGACTACATCAAGGACGCCACGGACGGCTGGTCCATCTCGCCGATCGTCCTTGCCTGGCTCGTCGCCGTCATCCTCCGTATAGCGCTCGGCTCGGCGACGGTCGCCGTCGTCACGGCCTCCGGCGTGGTGCTGCCGCTCCTGGCGGGCAGCGGGGTCCACCCGGAGATGATGGTGCTGGCCGTCGCCTGCGGTTCCATCGCGTGCTCCCACGTCAACGACCCGGGATTCTGGCTGTTCAAGGAGTACTTCAACCTCTCCGTCATCGAAGCGATCAAGGTCCGTACCACCTATACGACGGTGCTGGCCGTGCTCGGCCTGGGGGGCGTCCTGGTGGCCGAGTGGACCCTCGACGTCCTCAGCCTGTAACTCGACTCATCCATGACACAAAGGACTTGGACCATCATGAGCAGTCAGCCGACCGTCACCGCGTTCGCCGTCTATCCCGTCGCCGGCCGGGACAGCATGGAACTGAACCTCTCCGGCGCGCACGGCCCCTACTTCACCCGCAACGTCGTCGTCCTCACCGACTCCGAGGGACGTACCGGGCTGGGGGAGGTGCCCGGCGGGGAGAAGATCACGCAGACGCT
The nucleotide sequence above comes from Streptomyces sp. NL15-2K. Encoded proteins:
- a CDS encoding zinc ribbon domain-containing protein: MRRKVELGEGQAARVACASASAFRGLDTVTGEVLGADVLAGRVGWLTALVESMCTSVTGTRWNRPDLAQLACGRDRSGQRLPSNAWMALRMLGWAATVPEGLYVPDRVRRVAEEQAGRALRSAWWRTQITDAVLATWPTGPDADPMRRTAGEWEALRAACPDGQGVAASILRARTRQVAAFHTTHGRLPAGLCELEAAPGGGRQVVLAAADKQLATLARCEDDPARYAVLTVRLPVRPDPRTRGDWHSVVIRFRLPPTIPVTAALHAPTLRLRGGRLRLDVAHTTAVPTTRRDGHVRAVAFDYGLNTLLTGGTLTLAGGTQPTVHTNGQPVFFRPDGVLAKADRLRVLAEQLWAKAAHLRSLTDGHTASGLRPDPLTTAKLAVLRTEHARVSKRRTRLNEQLARAAAHFMVGHARAARASVIYLEDLRDMEARGKGRTLNTRLSSSVRGQIVTHTRHQAAKYGITVVIVPARGTSRYCPRCLSAFRHRAAPDRTTPGWKWASCPNTACGYSTDRDVAAWQRIGARGLQHQHTTVLDRASGTYVIRRTAPELDQPVRHTTHPRPAPESGPQHTAADRTKAGPTRNRPVPRQRRRAPAPPTTPAAQTAAAGPSGKRPAGRTPQSPTHRTQRRGRRQAPHTMSTPTRHQPHGARLGAGFHLHTHATPVTRRIQPGAQPRSLFHRDRAENPAPPRKT
- a CDS encoding BTAD domain-containing putative transcriptional regulator produces the protein MAVARCRGSVNMWLIRESVDGSTAAPAIPSEALAGYEELRTRLAEELGLDPSPELAGLQRAMLRQDPELGATGQDLAPFRTRTHILAPFSTLVGREDEVAAVRKLLGNRRVTNSGPIGLGFLGVAVILPVSSGLLRLLRDLSGRGALCK
- a CDS encoding tetratricopeptide repeat protein, yielding MGLWSRGDGTDDDVEMMRIGNQLLHDRDWPGAAVAYRRAARSKDPRTAALSSITLGVAYARMGQVRRARRMWRRARAKGDPAVALIASMFLLKAAVDPSLGGAQEAALFELLDLDQADPSLSKDAMIRASNVKIAVSRARAQGTEESLAAAEFMRRAFEHERGGEVRKARELYQKVIDSGHPDHAPNAADALGLLLEEQGDLDGAEVAYRRAMASGHPEHVAWSAVRLGDLLVRRQDLRRAVAAYQQAMDTGDPTCAPVAADMLGTVLSVLGDVREARRAWEYAVRHGSADIAAAAREKLRKAAGAS
- a CDS encoding tetratricopeptide repeat protein, whose product is MPDRVIADFAGPDEVSLTCCRSGVTERTGPFAFASPLGPQDRQHLRWYVEDRPDRPSGGDAARAELVEGRLADLGHRLYEALLGHERATAARALAGTAGCEFVVRSDDVTVLDLPWELLRAPEADAPLATAARGVTRCLPGAELDEVALPAERLRLLLVIGRPAGTADVRYRSIAKPLQECVTGVSASAELTVLRPPTLRALEQRLTEARDQGRPFSVLHFDVHGELTVDGGTLLLETDRGGPHRVTVSRLAQVVAAAGVPVVVLNACESGAVGAHLETSLAARLSLEGTPSVVAMGYRMKVTAAAEFTASFYERLLAGDDVTLAVRAGRRRLWEDAASHHGESPPPAGNWLIPVHYLRREARFPKLSARRELSMRGELSAGREPPARREPSARREPSARREPSARREPSARREPSARHAGSGPPPGEDPLIGRDDVFLSLELAARRHRVLLLHGMGGIGKSAAAAAFSRWWRDTGGVDDPRWVVETSFTRGPQSFRDLLDHIGRQIAPAPSTSGFSTREQWHAHVRGLLLTRRILLVWDGFETVGTMPGPDTAWSEADRRHLAALVRDIADEGRSTVLLTSRTHETWLGDIRRVRVPPLPDDEARQYTRSLDDGRTPPEEADVVERELAGHPLALREIRPLLTTAEPWAVLELLRGETPRSEPRLPPALTADVAHSFRHLPADVARFLTAVCLLPRTVTAEVLTRLSATRSGRFAGVTAATWADVLERAAAVGLLEDLGGGRYAKHPALSAFLAERWRAETGDDDRFRVEREQAIRELAQHEPNPAVRFLGESGAITGHALIDDQAAMVGMTQSFSVLRELRLWSGAEAELLPLRAFFDRIGLAGSIVGMTARFRARLDETELDETEPDATLTWPFRPGGLDGMVWFAVRHHYTPAPDQAGALVRACRKVVRLLERRPVSPRRQRRLLSVHHELARISRERANLTDAEQHARQALALAGDPGTWTDHDEDVLQIPFEPFVFAEEQSIRGEILGELSVIASQQKRWDVADTYLRQALAVAESVGDPRAIATALADLGSVTLRKGDLRGARRWYVRALARYTEYGARGRMAEIYGNLGDIASAELRLADAEDWYRRARGVLEQVDAPRDTAWNNFRLGGVCRDRGRLAEAEAWYRQALEGFESLNDGYRTAMVHDALGRTAFDLGDLDGARVRHKQAYGLFRRLGRRAEAEDSRAELRRLARLDR